A DNA window from Pueribacillus theae contains the following coding sequences:
- a CDS encoding TetR/AcrR family transcriptional regulator, with translation MEKRAVKSMVKDEKLIETRRSQIIKSAVTLFKEKGFHRTTTREIAKEAGFSIGTLYEYIREKEDILYLVSDFIYDQFRVRMEEEASSNLKSLDLLHLVISSYFKLVDDKQDEMLVMYQEAKSLSKKSLPYVLKKELQLCAIFEKILTRCVEEGHFALSEKEIKAAAHNILVFGQMWAFRRWALRSIYTIEEYTNIQMEFIMKGISKNNK, from the coding sequence ATGGAAAAAAGAGCTGTAAAGTCAATGGTGAAAGATGAAAAATTAATCGAAACGCGGCGAAGCCAAATTATTAAATCGGCAGTGACACTATTTAAAGAAAAAGGATTCCATCGTACGACAACAAGAGAAATTGCAAAAGAAGCCGGTTTCAGCATCGGAACGCTGTATGAGTACATTCGGGAAAAAGAAGATATCCTTTATCTCGTTAGTGATTTCATCTACGATCAGTTCCGTGTCCGCATGGAAGAAGAAGCCTCCAGCAATTTAAAAAGCCTTGATCTGCTGCACCTTGTGATTAGCTCATACTTTAAACTCGTTGACGATAAGCAGGATGAAATGCTTGTCATGTACCAGGAAGCGAAATCACTTTCAAAAAAATCGCTGCCATACGTTCTGAAGAAAGAACTTCAACTATGTGCCATTTTTGAGAAAATTTTAACCCGTTGTGTCGAAGAAGGCCATTTTGCCTTATCGGAAAAAGAAATTAAAGCAGCGGCCCATAATATCCTTGTTTTTGGCCAAATGTGGGCGTTCAGAAGATGGGCGCTCCGTTCCATATATACAATCGAAGAATACACAAACATCCAGATGGAATTTATTATGAAAGGCATTTCGAAAAATAATAAATAA
- a CDS encoding acyl-CoA dehydrogenase — protein sequence MNFLLSEEHEMLRKMVRNYAENDLAPSAAERDENQSFDRERMFTKLAELGLAGIPWEEKYGGAGMDFLAYVIAVEELSRVDASAGVTLSAHTSLCCWPIWKFGTEEQKQKYLKPLSEGKKLGAYALTEPGSGSDSSNMRTSAVKDGDSYILNGSKIFITNGGEAEVYIVFAQTDKDKKSRGITAFIVEKGMEGFSMGKKENKLGIRSSPTLEIIFENVKVPAENVLGEEGQGFKVAMMTLDGGRNGIAAQAVGIAQGALDAAVAYAKERKQFGKPIGEQQAVGFKLADMATKIEAARLLTYQAAWREGAGLNYGKESAMSKLFAGDIAMEVTVDAVQVFGGYGYTKDYPVERYLRDAKITQIYEGTNEIQRLVISRMLLKD from the coding sequence ATGAATTTTTTATTGTCTGAAGAACATGAAATGCTGCGAAAAATGGTACGTAATTACGCTGAAAATGACTTAGCGCCATCTGCAGCCGAACGGGATGAAAACCAAAGCTTTGATCGTGAACGAATGTTTACGAAATTAGCGGAGCTGGGGCTTGCAGGCATTCCTTGGGAAGAAAAGTACGGAGGAGCGGGCATGGACTTTCTAGCCTATGTTATTGCTGTTGAAGAGCTTTCTCGCGTCGATGCTTCTGCCGGTGTAACACTTTCAGCCCACACGTCACTCTGCTGCTGGCCAATTTGGAAATTTGGCACGGAGGAACAGAAGCAAAAATATTTAAAACCGCTCTCTGAAGGAAAGAAGCTTGGCGCCTACGCTTTAACAGAACCGGGATCTGGAAGTGATTCAAGCAATATGCGTACGTCAGCAGTGAAAGACGGGGATAGCTACATTTTAAACGGCTCAAAAATTTTCATTACCAATGGCGGTGAAGCGGAGGTTTACATCGTTTTTGCCCAAACCGATAAAGACAAAAAATCGCGGGGCATTACAGCCTTTATCGTAGAAAAAGGCATGGAAGGCTTTTCGATGGGCAAGAAGGAGAATAAATTGGGAATCCGTTCATCACCGACGTTGGAAATTATTTTTGAAAATGTGAAAGTACCAGCCGAAAATGTCCTTGGCGAAGAAGGCCAAGGCTTCAAAGTAGCAATGATGACACTTGATGGGGGACGCAACGGGATCGCTGCTCAAGCCGTCGGGATTGCCCAAGGTGCGCTTGATGCGGCTGTTGCTTATGCAAAAGAACGAAAGCAGTTCGGAAAACCAATCGGAGAGCAGCAGGCGGTGGGCTTCAAGCTTGCTGATATGGCAACAAAAATTGAAGCCGCAAGGCTGCTCACGTATCAAGCTGCATGGCGCGAAGGAGCCGGGCTAAACTACGGAAAAGAATCCGCTATGTCTAAGCTTTTTGCAGGCGACATCGCGATGGAAGTAACGGTCGATGCTGTTCAAGTGTTTGGCGGATACGGTTACACGAAAGACTATCCTGTCGAACGGTATTTACGTGACGCGAAAATTACACAAATTTACGAGGGAACAAACGAGATACAGCGTCTCGTTATATCAAGAATGCTGTTAAAGGATTAA
- a CDS encoding acetyl-CoA C-acetyltransferase gives MEKSVIVNGARTPFGKFGGLLSGYSAAELGGIAIKEALKRSNVEGGDVDEVIFGSVLQGGQGQIPSRQASRHAGLPWEVATETINKVCASGMRSVTLADQIIRAGDANIIVAGGMESMSNAPYFLPKARWGLRMGDTALKDLMIHDGLTCSFNSVHMGTYGNSVAEEYGITRAEQDKWALESHQKAVAAREKLREEIVPVEVRQKKGEPIAVHDDEGPREDTSLEKLANLPSAFSKDGTITAGNAPGVNDGASALVVMSESQAKKEKKTVLANIIASAQLSIEAEFFPKTPGLVIEKILQKTGKRKEEIDLFEINEAFAAVALTAGKIAMLDPEKVNVNGGAVALGHPIGASGARIILTLAYELRRRGGGIGIAAICSGGGQGDAIMIEVQ, from the coding sequence ATGGAAAAAAGTGTAATCGTAAATGGGGCACGGACACCTTTTGGAAAGTTTGGCGGCTTGCTAAGCGGGTACAGTGCAGCTGAGCTTGGCGGCATTGCAATAAAAGAAGCGCTCAAACGGTCGAATGTCGAAGGCGGGGATGTTGATGAAGTTATCTTTGGCTCGGTTCTTCAAGGAGGGCAGGGACAAATTCCTTCCCGCCAAGCGTCTCGCCATGCAGGGCTCCCGTGGGAAGTAGCCACTGAAACGATCAACAAAGTATGCGCATCTGGCATGCGAAGTGTAACGCTCGCAGACCAAATCATTCGGGCAGGCGATGCCAATATTATTGTTGCCGGTGGAATGGAGTCAATGAGCAATGCGCCGTACTTCCTTCCGAAAGCCCGCTGGGGACTCAGGATGGGTGATACCGCACTTAAAGATTTAATGATTCATGACGGGCTGACATGCTCATTTAACAGCGTTCATATGGGAACTTACGGAAATTCTGTCGCGGAGGAGTACGGCATTACAAGAGCGGAGCAGGATAAATGGGCGCTTGAAAGCCATCAAAAGGCAGTTGCTGCAAGAGAAAAACTGAGGGAAGAAATTGTTCCTGTAGAAGTTCGCCAGAAAAAGGGTGAACCGATCGCCGTCCATGATGATGAAGGGCCAAGGGAAGATACCTCGCTTGAAAAACTTGCAAATCTGCCTTCGGCTTTTTCAAAAGACGGTACCATTACTGCCGGTAATGCTCCAGGAGTGAACGACGGGGCGAGTGCGCTTGTTGTCATGTCGGAATCCCAAGCAAAGAAAGAGAAAAAGACGGTATTGGCCAATATTATTGCTTCGGCGCAGCTGTCAATTGAAGCTGAATTTTTCCCAAAAACGCCAGGCTTGGTGATCGAGAAAATACTTCAGAAAACAGGCAAAAGAAAAGAAGAGATCGATCTTTTTGAAATAAATGAGGCGTTTGCGGCAGTCGCATTAACAGCAGGAAAAATCGCGATGCTTGATCCTGAGAAAGTGAATGTGAATGGGGGAGCTGTTGCGCTTGGCCATCCAATCGGGGCAAGTGGGGCAAGAATTATTTTAACGCTCGCATACGAACTAAGACGCCGTGGCGGAGGGATTGGCATCGCTGCCATTTGCAGTGGAGGAGGCCAAGGCGACGCGATTATGATTGAAGTTCAATGA
- a CDS encoding heterodisulfide reductase-related iron-sulfur binding cluster, translated as MNTLLVVNLIATIAIIAYAVYLFAYVVKSRVEFIKLGKKPEFRLTTNERIQNIMVYVFGQKKLLKDKKSGAIHVMFFYGFILVQFGAIDVIWKGLNPGSHLPLGPLYPAFTFFQEIVTLMILVAVVWGFYRRYIERIPRLKRTIFAGLVYYFIGTLMVTVLLSNGMEIIWHGSELSWASPIASAIAFAFQGISPTAAATVFYIAWWLHLLALLSFLVYVPQGKHAHLIAGPANVWLGRTQPVGKLASIDFEDETQEVFGVNKIEDFNQKQLVDLYACVECGRCTNMCPATGTGKMLSPMDLILKLRDHLTEKGAAVTSRTPWVPAFAFSNTHGNQIAYQARAAHNEAAAASEGQMLAQAIVENDLIGNVITEEEIWACTTCRNCEDQCPVMNEHVDKIIDMRRYLVLTEGKMDQEMQRAVMNIERQGNPWGISRKERENWRDLRDDVHVPTVKEMEKAGEEFEYLFWVGSMGSYDNRSQKVALSFAKIMNEAGIKFAILGNKEKNSGDTPRRIGNEFLFQELAQKNIETFQKHDIKKIVTCDPHAYNTLKNEYPEFGLEDVEVYHHTELLAKWVKEGLIKPVHEVNETITYHDSCYLGRYNEVYEPPREVLKAIPGVKVVEIERNRETGMCCGAGGGLMWTEEDTGFRINVARTEQALAVNPTVISSACPYCLTMLSDGTKAKEVEDSVQTLDIAEILEKSIVKTEEQVVN; from the coding sequence ATGAATACACTTCTCGTGGTAAACTTGATTGCAACGATTGCGATTATTGCATACGCAGTTTATCTGTTTGCCTACGTGGTTAAATCTAGAGTGGAATTTATTAAACTTGGTAAAAAACCAGAGTTCCGCTTAACGACAAACGAAAGAATCCAAAACATCATGGTCTATGTTTTTGGGCAGAAGAAGCTTTTGAAAGACAAAAAGAGTGGAGCGATCCACGTCATGTTTTTCTATGGCTTTATTCTCGTTCAATTTGGTGCCATCGATGTCATTTGGAAAGGGTTGAATCCTGGAAGCCATCTGCCGCTTGGACCGCTTTACCCGGCATTTACATTCTTCCAGGAAATCGTAACCCTTATGATTTTGGTTGCCGTTGTATGGGGTTTCTATCGCCGGTACATTGAGCGGATTCCGCGTCTAAAACGCACAATTTTCGCTGGCCTTGTTTATTATTTTATCGGAACATTGATGGTGACCGTTCTTCTGTCAAACGGTATGGAAATTATTTGGCACGGAAGCGAATTGTCATGGGCAAGCCCAATTGCTTCAGCCATTGCATTTGCATTTCAAGGAATTAGCCCTACTGCTGCTGCCACTGTATTTTATATCGCCTGGTGGCTTCATTTGCTTGCCTTGCTTTCTTTCTTAGTGTACGTTCCACAAGGAAAACATGCTCACTTAATTGCGGGGCCTGCAAACGTATGGCTTGGGCGTACACAGCCGGTTGGAAAGCTTGCATCGATTGACTTTGAAGATGAAACGCAAGAAGTATTCGGTGTGAACAAAATTGAAGATTTTAACCAGAAGCAGCTTGTGGACTTGTACGCATGCGTGGAGTGCGGGCGCTGTACGAACATGTGTCCAGCAACAGGAACAGGCAAAATGCTGTCTCCAATGGATTTAATTTTGAAGCTTCGCGACCATTTAACGGAAAAAGGCGCGGCAGTCACTTCAAGAACGCCGTGGGTTCCGGCTTTTGCATTCTCGAACACACATGGTAACCAAATTGCCTACCAAGCACGTGCTGCTCATAATGAAGCAGCTGCTGCAAGCGAAGGTCAAATGCTTGCTCAAGCCATTGTTGAAAATGATCTGATTGGCAACGTCATTACAGAAGAAGAAATTTGGGCTTGTACAACTTGCCGAAATTGTGAAGACCAATGCCCAGTGATGAATGAACATGTTGACAAAATTATCGACATGCGCCGCTACCTTGTCCTTACAGAAGGAAAGATGGACCAAGAAATGCAGCGTGCGGTCATGAATATCGAACGCCAAGGCAACCCATGGGGAATTAGCCGCAAAGAGCGTGAAAACTGGCGCGACCTGCGCGATGATGTTCATGTTCCTACTGTAAAGGAAATGGAAAAAGCCGGCGAAGAATTCGAATACCTCTTCTGGGTTGGATCAATGGGTTCTTATGATAACCGAAGCCAAAAAGTCGCTCTTTCATTTGCTAAAATTATGAATGAAGCAGGCATTAAGTTTGCGATTCTCGGAAACAAAGAAAAGAACTCAGGGGATACGCCCCGGAGAATTGGAAATGAATTCTTATTCCAAGAACTTGCCCAAAAGAATATTGAAACGTTCCAAAAACACGACATTAAGAAAATTGTGACGTGTGACCCGCATGCATACAATACATTGAAAAATGAGTATCCAGAATTTGGCCTAGAAGATGTTGAAGTATACCATCATACGGAATTGCTTGCCAAGTGGGTGAAAGAGGGATTAATTAAGCCAGTTCATGAGGTAAATGAAACCATTACGTACCATGATTCATGCTATCTTGGCCGCTATAATGAAGTGTATGAGCCGCCAAGAGAAGTACTGAAAGCGATTCCTGGCGTCAAAGTCGTAGAAATTGAACGAAACCGTGAGACCGGTATGTGCTGTGGTGCAGGCGGCGGGTTAATGTGGACGGAAGAAGATACAGGTTTCCGTATTAACGTTGCACGTACAGAACAAGCACTCGCCGTAAATCCAACTGTTATTTCCAGTGCTTGCCCATACTGCCTGACAATGCTTAGCGACGGTACGAAAGCAAAAGAAGTGGAGGACTCTGTCCAAACACTTGACATTGCAGAAATTCTTGAAAAATCTATTGTCAAAACTGAAGAACAAGTAGTAAACTGA
- the argS gene encoding arginine--tRNA ligase, translating into MNIVETVKDQLKEELYQSIEKAGLAKREEVPTIVLETPKEKAHGDYASNIAMQLARVAKKPPRAIAEAIAANIDKQKASITKIDIAGPGFINFFLDNQYLTAVVPAIVEAGDRYGESEFGKGSKVQVEFVSANPTGSLHLGHARGAAYGDSLCRILDKAGYDVAREYYINDAGNQIHNLALSVEARYFQALGLEKEMPEDGYFGEDIIQFGKALAEAEGDRYVSMDEKERYAFFKQYGLEKEIDKLKKDLEDYRVEFDQWFSETSLYTSGKIDEVIEKLKARGEIYEKDGAVWFQSTKYGDDKDRVLIKQDGSYTYLTPDIAYHEDKFKRGFDTLINVWGADHHGYIPRMRAAVEALGYDSSRFKVQIIQMVNLMKNGEKVKMSKRTGKAVTLRELMEEVGIDAMRWFFAMRSSDSHLDFDMDLAVSKSNENPVYYVQYAHARVCSILRQGEALGYDYKEKHDLSSLTSEKEKELLKKLGEFPQAVIEAAEKLATQRMTNYAFELASALHSFYNVERVIDQAHPEKSKARYQLMKAVQITLHNALSLLGVSAPERM; encoded by the coding sequence GTGAATATAGTCGAAACCGTAAAGGATCAATTAAAAGAAGAGCTATATCAGTCAATTGAAAAGGCAGGCCTTGCCAAGCGGGAAGAGGTTCCAACAATCGTCCTTGAAACCCCGAAAGAAAAAGCTCATGGCGATTATGCGTCAAATATTGCAATGCAGCTTGCAAGAGTAGCAAAAAAGCCGCCGAGAGCGATCGCTGAGGCAATCGCAGCAAATATCGATAAACAGAAAGCTTCCATTACGAAAATTGATATTGCGGGACCAGGTTTTATTAACTTTTTTCTCGATAACCAATACTTAACTGCCGTCGTTCCTGCGATTGTTGAGGCAGGTGACCGATACGGGGAATCTGAATTCGGAAAAGGAAGCAAGGTTCAAGTCGAATTCGTCTCAGCGAATCCGACAGGAAGCCTCCATCTTGGACATGCCCGGGGCGCCGCCTACGGCGACTCGCTTTGCCGCATTTTAGACAAAGCAGGCTATGACGTGGCCCGTGAGTACTATATTAACGATGCAGGCAACCAAATCCACAACCTGGCATTGTCTGTTGAAGCCCGGTACTTTCAAGCGCTAGGATTGGAAAAAGAGATGCCGGAAGACGGTTATTTTGGAGAAGACATCATCCAGTTCGGAAAGGCGCTTGCTGAAGCAGAAGGCGATCGCTACGTTTCGATGGATGAAAAAGAACGCTATGCATTTTTTAAACAATACGGCCTTGAAAAGGAAATTGATAAGCTTAAAAAAGATTTGGAAGATTATCGGGTGGAATTTGATCAATGGTTTTCGGAAACGTCTCTTTACACTTCCGGAAAAATTGATGAAGTGATTGAAAAGCTAAAAGCACGCGGTGAAATTTACGAAAAGGATGGTGCGGTTTGGTTTCAATCAACCAAATACGGTGATGATAAAGACCGCGTTTTAATCAAACAAGATGGTTCGTATACGTATTTGACCCCTGATATTGCTTATCATGAGGACAAGTTCAAACGTGGTTTTGACACGCTTATTAACGTATGGGGCGCAGATCACCACGGCTATATTCCACGCATGCGGGCTGCAGTTGAGGCGCTTGGCTACGATTCAAGCCGATTTAAAGTGCAAATTATCCAAATGGTAAATTTAATGAAAAACGGCGAAAAAGTAAAAATGAGCAAACGAACAGGAAAAGCTGTGACATTGCGCGAACTGATGGAGGAAGTTGGAATCGACGCGATGCGTTGGTTTTTTGCGATGAGGAGCTCCGACTCCCATCTTGATTTCGATATGGACTTGGCTGTCTCGAAATCAAATGAAAATCCCGTCTATTATGTCCAATATGCCCATGCCAGAGTGTGCAGCATTTTACGCCAAGGGGAAGCGCTTGGTTATGATTATAAAGAAAAGCATGATCTATCCAGCCTAACATCCGAAAAAGAAAAAGAGCTTTTGAAAAAGCTTGGTGAGTTTCCTCAAGCGGTTATCGAAGCTGCCGAAAAGTTAGCTACGCAACGAATGACAAATTACGCTTTCGAACTTGCTTCTGCCCTGCACAGTTTCTACAATGTCGAACGGGTGATTGATCAAGCGCATCCTGAAAAAAGCAAAGCAAGATACCAACTTATGAAAGCCGTTCAAATTACACTTCATAACGCGCTATCCCTGCTTGGCGTCTCAGCGCCTGAGCGCATGTAA
- a CDS encoding DUF1934 domain-containing protein, translating into MAKPFSQTQASLTIETTIEIDSAIERSRNIVDGTVYTKDGTTVCSYKEAAENGEISNIVKINQNAVTIIRNGSVAMRQPFIIACETNGSYHTPFGSLATKALTKDIQFEWDRKREVGSLLLAYDLWMQENHTGFFTVKIHMEGVRK; encoded by the coding sequence ATGGCAAAACCATTTAGCCAGACGCAAGCTAGCCTGACAATTGAAACAACGATCGAGATCGACTCGGCCATTGAACGCTCACGCAACATTGTCGATGGAACGGTCTACACAAAGGATGGCACGACGGTTTGCTCTTACAAGGAAGCTGCCGAGAACGGCGAAATCAGCAATATTGTAAAAATAAACCAAAACGCCGTTACGATCATCCGAAATGGGTCGGTCGCTATGCGCCAACCATTTATCATCGCTTGCGAGACAAATGGTTCGTATCACACACCTTTTGGTTCGCTTGCGACGAAGGCGTTGACGAAAGATATTCAGTTTGAGTGGGATAGGAAAAGGGAAGTGGGTTCGCTTCTCCTTGCTTACGATCTATGGATGCAGGAAAATCACACTGGTTTTTTTACAGTAAAGATACATATGGAGGGTGTTCGGAAGTGA
- a CDS encoding GDSL-type esterase/lipase family protein, with amino-acid sequence MNACHRTLHYAALGDSLTVGIGTILFQPNFVDWYVRFSEKALCAPIVWSNFAHSGATIKEVVERLNHFPIRKAVERAEIITMTAGGNDLIHAAFDFFKTGNEKAIEHDLIESQANCHELVECIYNIKKEAKQPYIIRTINLYNPFPEYEIVDRWVRMFNAHVESCFSTLPNSKIADAYSLFKGHEHEWLKGVHPNEAGYFQMAKAIHRLGYIPLIH; translated from the coding sequence ATGAATGCTTGTCATCGTACACTTCATTATGCGGCCTTAGGAGATTCTCTTACTGTAGGCATCGGCACCATTTTGTTTCAACCAAACTTTGTCGACTGGTATGTTAGATTTTCGGAAAAAGCGTTGTGCGCCCCAATCGTGTGGTCAAATTTTGCCCATTCGGGCGCAACAATAAAAGAGGTCGTTGAACGTTTGAATCATTTTCCAATACGTAAAGCAGTGGAGAGAGCGGAGATCATTACAATGACTGCAGGCGGAAATGATTTAATCCATGCAGCTTTTGATTTTTTTAAGACAGGGAATGAAAAAGCAATCGAACATGATTTAATAGAGAGCCAAGCGAACTGCCATGAGTTGGTTGAATGTATTTACAATATAAAAAAAGAGGCGAAACAGCCTTACATCATAAGAACGATCAACCTGTATAATCCCTTTCCTGAATATGAAATCGTGGACAGGTGGGTGAGAATGTTCAATGCCCATGTTGAATCTTGTTTTTCAACACTTCCAAACTCAAAAATAGCGGACGCATATTCTCTTTTCAAAGGGCATGAACATGAATGGCTGAAGGGGGTTCACCCAAATGAAGCCGGTTATTTTCAAATGGCAAAAGCCATTCATCGTTTAGGCTATATCCCCCTCATTCATTGA